In a genomic window of Rhodovulum sp. P5:
- a CDS encoding CheR family methyltransferase → MIGIGASAGGLSALETFFETCPCDSGAAFVVIQHLSPKHESLMADLLSRRTRMPVKMLDTDSKIEPDHVYLIPPGAVMRVEGDVLKLSPRSEVLSLPIDIFFASMAENFGENAIGIVLSGTGSDGTRGSIAINAAGGLVLIQDPEEAKFDGMPLSVRRAGVADEVLPAAKLAERAILHHEHPTDLSLRPAPDAGGSPEAPPVTPVQAESDALEAIFDTLSDESGIDFRSYKSTTIMRRLGRRMQVRRVGSLRNYLDVLVNSAEELTALRRELLISVTRFFRDEESFKVLEERVIPRIVEGLSRHDTARVWVAGCSTGEEAYSIAMLLHEAFGAHTRTPQIKIFATDVNEDNLQFAAAGTYPSSIAAEVSPERLERFFTQDRETLTVSAELRQSLVFARHDLLADAPFTRMDLVSCRNTLIYFRRDAQERALKRLQYAVRHNGFLFLGNSESISATQNGFQSIDTTNKIFTRVSHDKRSGLDVSSGTAPAAGFRSGAAQGTGRQPMRHDTTEAAKRVEKGLVVDTAMQALLDRWAPPSIIVNSRYEAVHFQGDLRPYMRTRSGKASLDLTRILPDTLAAVASVLARKAYETGAEVVSEPLEFKTDDTTRVVKVYASPVSDAGATTSVLLSFEPIHMAGETCSIPQQIDLAAVAQARIDILESQLDATRADLQSTIEELETSNEELQATNEELMASNEELQSSNEELQSVNEEINTVNAEYQEKVSLLNRLNGDLSSMIRAVGVATVFLDETLSITRFSPDACSVFKLRESDVGRPLEDIAHRLKYTTLIEDIHETIRTENRCEREVVGDDGELYRVRIVPYSIQTSGQRGAVLTIMNVTVYRDVARLQGIIDALPEHVAVLDFDGTIMLTNAAWTRFARANGDPNLNRSGPGANYLEICREANTCAPDMEKCEDALSAARAYEGVKEILEGSRATFSLEYPCHSPEQERWFYMTAAPVVGREFAAVVSHIEITSWFKTLGTQE, encoded by the coding sequence GTGATCGGGATCGGCGCCTCCGCTGGCGGGCTATCGGCGCTTGAGACGTTTTTCGAGACCTGCCCCTGCGATTCCGGCGCGGCCTTTGTCGTGATCCAGCACCTGTCGCCGAAACATGAAAGCCTGATGGCCGATCTCTTGTCCCGGCGGACGAGGATGCCGGTCAAGATGCTGGACACCGACAGCAAGATCGAACCCGACCATGTCTACCTGATCCCGCCCGGTGCGGTGATGCGGGTGGAAGGGGACGTGCTGAAACTCTCCCCGCGCAGCGAGGTGCTGTCGCTGCCCATCGACATCTTCTTTGCCTCGATGGCCGAGAATTTCGGGGAGAACGCGATCGGGATCGTCCTGTCGGGCACCGGGTCGGACGGCACGCGCGGATCGATTGCGATCAATGCGGCCGGTGGGCTTGTGCTGATACAGGATCCGGAGGAAGCCAAGTTCGACGGCATGCCGTTGAGCGTGCGGCGGGCGGGGGTCGCGGACGAGGTTCTTCCGGCTGCGAAACTGGCAGAACGGGCGATCCTGCACCACGAACATCCCACCGATCTGTCGTTGCGCCCGGCGCCGGATGCGGGCGGGTCGCCCGAAGCCCCGCCCGTTACACCGGTTCAGGCGGAATCCGATGCGCTGGAAGCGATCTTCGACACGCTCAGCGATGAAAGCGGGATCGATTTCAGATCGTACAAGAGCACGACGATCATGCGCCGGCTGGGGCGGCGGATGCAGGTTCGGCGTGTGGGAAGCCTGCGCAACTACCTTGACGTGCTGGTAAACTCGGCCGAGGAACTGACTGCGCTGCGCCGTGAATTGCTGATTTCGGTGACCCGGTTCTTCCGGGACGAGGAGTCGTTCAAGGTTCTCGAAGAGCGCGTCATCCCCCGGATCGTCGAGGGGCTGAGCCGCCATGACACCGCGCGGGTGTGGGTGGCTGGGTGTTCGACCGGGGAAGAAGCCTATTCCATCGCGATGCTGCTGCACGAAGCGTTCGGCGCACACACGCGCACGCCCCAGATCAAGATCTTCGCCACCGATGTGAACGAGGACAACCTGCAATTCGCGGCCGCGGGCACCTATCCAAGTTCGATCGCGGCCGAGGTCAGCCCCGAACGGTTGGAGCGTTTCTTCACCCAGGATCGCGAGACGCTGACGGTGTCGGCGGAACTGCGGCAGTCGCTGGTCTTTGCCCGGCACGACCTGCTGGCCGACGCGCCCTTCACGCGCATGGATCTGGTCAGTTGCCGCAACACGCTGATCTATTTCCGCCGCGATGCACAGGAACGTGCGCTGAAACGTCTGCAATACGCGGTGCGGCACAACGGGTTCCTGTTTCTCGGCAACAGCGAATCCATCAGTGCGACCCAGAACGGGTTTCAGTCGATCGATACGACGAACAAGATATTCACCCGGGTGTCCCATGACAAAAGGTCGGGCCTCGATGTGTCGTCCGGAACGGCGCCGGCGGCGGGCTTTCGCAGCGGGGCAGCGCAAGGCACCGGGCGGCAGCCCATGCGGCACGACACCACCGAGGCCGCGAAACGGGTCGAGAAGGGGCTTGTCGTCGACACGGCGATGCAGGCCCTGCTGGACCGGTGGGCGCCGCCGTCGATCATCGTGAACAGCCGCTATGAGGCGGTGCATTTCCAGGGGGATTTGCGGCCCTACATGCGGACGCGTTCGGGCAAGGCCAGCCTTGATCTGACCCGTATCCTGCCCGACACGCTGGCCGCGGTTGCAAGCGTTCTGGCCCGCAAGGCCTATGAAACGGGGGCGGAGGTCGTGTCCGAACCCCTTGAGTTCAAGACCGACGACACGACCCGTGTGGTCAAGGTGTATGCCTCGCCGGTGTCCGATGCCGGCGCGACAACCAGCGTTCTGCTCAGCTTTGAGCCGATCCATATGGCGGGAGAGACCTGTTCGATCCCGCAGCAGATCGATCTGGCGGCCGTGGCCCAGGCGCGGATCGACATCCTTGAAAGCCAGCTCGACGCGACGCGGGCCGACCTGCAATCCACGATCGAAGAGCTTGAGACCTCGAACGAGGAATTGCAGGCCACCAACGAGGAACTGATGGCCTCCAACGAGGAGCTGCAAAGCTCCAACGAGGAACTGCAATCGGTCAACGAAGAGATCAATACCGTCAATGCCGAGTATCAGGAGAAGGTCTCGCTTCTGAACCGGTTGAACGGCGATCTGTCCAGCATGATCCGGGCGGTCGGCGTGGCCACGGTGTTCCTTGACGAAACGCTGTCGATCACGCGGTTCTCGCCGGATGCCTGTTCGGTCTTCAAGCTGCGCGAAAGCGATGTGGGGCGACCCCTGGAGGACATTGCCCACCGTCTGAAATACACCACGCTGATCGAAGACATTCACGAAACCATCCGGACCGAGAACCGCTGTGAGCGGGAGGTGGTGGGCGACGATGGCGAACTCTACCGGGTCAGGATCGTGCCCTATTCGATCCAGACCTCGGGCCAGCGCGGCGCGGTGCTGACGATCATGAACGTCACCGTCTATCGCGATGTCGCGCGGCTTCAGGGCATCATCGACGCGCTGCCGGAACATGTCGCGGTGCTGGATTTCGACGGAACGATCATGCTGACCAATGCGGCATGGACGCGGTTCGCACGCGCCAATGGCGACCCGAACCTGAACAGAAGCGGCCCGGGGGCGAACTACCTCGAAATCTGCCGCGAGGCGAATACCTGCGCGCCCGACATGGAGAAATGCGAGGACGCGTTGAGCGCCGCGCGCGCCTATGAGGGTGTGAAGGAGATCCTTGAAGGGTCGCGGGCGACCTTCTCTCTCGAATATCCCTGCCACTCACCCGAACAGGAACGCTGGTTCTACATGACCGCAGCGCCGGTGGTCGGGCGGGAATTCGCCGCTGTGGTCAGCCATATCGAGATCACGTCCTGGTTCAAGACGCTGGGCACGCAAGAATAG
- a CDS encoding TIGR01244 family sulfur transferase, with product MGNDDTNAQAGDLPAMVKLTPNFAAGPQPGAEAMQALADAGFKSVICNRPDAEVAPGERAADMEAAARAAGLEFAVIEVVHAPITPDMIAAQKHAMTDLPGPHFAYCRAGFRSSVIWALASAGTRPTDEIVDALTKAGFAMPGLRAQIDRLAAAG from the coding sequence TTGGGAAACGACGATACCAACGCACAGGCTGGCGACCTGCCGGCCATGGTGAAGCTGACACCGAATTTCGCGGCCGGACCGCAACCGGGCGCTGAGGCCATGCAGGCGCTGGCCGATGCAGGGTTCAAATCTGTCATCTGCAACCGTCCCGATGCCGAAGTCGCACCCGGTGAGCGTGCGGCGGACATGGAGGCGGCTGCCCGCGCGGCCGGGCTTGAATTCGCGGTGATCGAGGTTGTGCACGCCCCGATCACGCCGGACATGATCGCCGCGCAGAAACACGCGATGACCGACCTGCCGGGACCGCATTTCGCCTATTGCCGGGCCGGGTTCCGGTCGTCGGTGATCTGGGCGCTGGCCTCTGCCGGGACGCGCCCCACCGACGAGATCGTCGATGCCCTGACCAAGGCCGGGTTTGCGATGCCCGGGTTGCGGGCGCAGATCGATCGCTTGGCCGCCGCAGGCTGA
- a CDS encoding TraR/DksA C4-type zinc finger protein, with amino-acid sequence MKSLQDRRRQLLKRLAELDHRLHDIEDELDAHQSKDWGELALEREEDEVLEGMGTSGLAEVKQIKAALARIEDGSYGVCVRCGEDIAEERLDVVPATPFCRICAR; translated from the coding sequence ATGAAATCGCTTCAGGACAGACGTCGGCAATTGCTGAAACGGCTGGCGGAACTCGATCACCGACTGCACGATATCGAGGACGAACTGGACGCCCACCAATCCAAGGACTGGGGGGAGCTTGCGCTGGAGCGCGAGGAAGACGAGGTTCTGGAAGGCATGGGAACCTCGGGCCTGGCCGAGGTGAAGCAGATCAAGGCCGCCCTCGCGCGAATCGAGGATGGCAGCTACGGTGTATGTGTCCGGTGTGGGGAGGACATTGCCGAGGAAAGGTTGGATGTCGTTCCCGCGACGCCATTTTGCCGCATCTGCGCGCGCTGA
- a CDS encoding enoyl-CoA hydratase-related protein: MASEVSVHYPAEGIGRILLRGGRGNLLSADLLAALHGALSQMLASAALRAVLIGAEGRSFSYGIDPGHPDSVEGARTLRAICDLIETATVPVVAALQGAAMGAGFELALAAHFRVARIDARLALPDIVLGVPPMAGATQRLPRLTDPEAALDVLLTGRSVTALKAERMGLVDAVVDQDLDTAALRFAERLVAERVGPRPTLQQPLPDFDSLHHAVATRRAMLAAAGPVEAPGRILDCVDAAAMLPPDTAMEFEAVAYEDCANSATARALHHVARAERQMREAARARSTAARPPRRIGIWGWGPEAASLAALFLSSGARVTMAAPDETCLAAGVAAVDTVLTGRAAKLGAEAVGRNNPWDRLSGVIGMAGLGRSVLVVEAGDGAWREREDAYPALAGALPAGGILAATGPLAEPDRLAQVIDGRRDLVWLNRPDLGLHPGLCEIVGHKGAAPDIVARMAVLMQEVSPTMLVSTGQSTLLSIFVALLEAGDALVEEGASPYDIDAVMRDWGFAVGPYELADRLGLPALLALRARRPESRDPLSAPILLLGQLVADGWTGRAAGRGFYRYHGPDETAQPDQAVLDLAASSRDLIGKIPQPVSAQTIRAELLAAMVQAGAALWRRKAVQTVGEIDLAVIHGLGLAKWRGGPMQAADEAGLLSIRRKLLQMAARRPEAEIWTPDPLIAELIKNGRGFEELTRDDPAPFAPSAQGDADHDHHQAEC; the protein is encoded by the coding sequence ATGGCAAGCGAGGTTTCAGTTCATTACCCGGCGGAGGGGATCGGCCGGATCCTCTTGCGGGGCGGTCGGGGCAACCTGTTGTCGGCCGATCTGCTGGCCGCGCTGCACGGCGCCCTGTCGCAAATGCTGGCCTCTGCCGCGCTTCGCGCCGTTCTGATCGGGGCGGAGGGGCGGAGCTTTTCCTACGGCATCGACCCCGGCCATCCCGACAGTGTGGAAGGCGCCCGGACCTTGCGCGCGATCTGCGACCTGATCGAGACCGCAACGGTGCCCGTTGTCGCGGCGCTGCAGGGGGCGGCGATGGGGGCGGGGTTCGAACTGGCGCTGGCGGCCCATTTCCGGGTGGCACGGATCGACGCGCGGCTGGCCCTGCCGGACATCGTGCTTGGCGTGCCGCCGATGGCGGGCGCGACCCAACGGCTGCCCCGCCTGACGGACCCGGAGGCCGCGCTTGACGTGCTTCTCACCGGCCGCTCCGTGACGGCGCTGAAGGCAGAGCGGATGGGGCTTGTCGATGCCGTGGTGGATCAGGACCTCGACACTGCCGCCCTGCGCTTTGCCGAACGGCTGGTTGCGGAACGCGTTGGTCCACGCCCGACCCTTCAGCAACCCTTGCCCGATTTCGACAGCCTGCACCACGCGGTGGCGACCCGGCGGGCGATGCTTGCGGCGGCCGGGCCGGTGGAGGCGCCGGGGCGGATTCTCGATTGCGTCGATGCCGCGGCGATGCTGCCGCCCGATACGGCGATGGAGTTCGAGGCCGTCGCTTACGAGGATTGCGCGAACAGCGCCACAGCCCGGGCCCTGCACCATGTCGCCCGTGCCGAACGCCAGATGCGGGAAGCCGCCCGAGCGCGGAGCACCGCCGCGCGTCCCCCGCGAAGGATCGGCATTTGGGGGTGGGGGCCCGAGGCCGCATCGCTTGCCGCGCTGTTTCTGAGCAGCGGCGCCCGGGTCACGATGGCTGCCCCGGATGAGACCTGCCTGGCCGCCGGTGTTGCGGCTGTCGACACGGTGCTGACCGGGCGGGCTGCAAAACTTGGCGCGGAGGCGGTCGGGCGGAACAACCCGTGGGATCGTCTGTCGGGCGTGATCGGGATGGCGGGTCTGGGCCGGTCGGTGCTGGTTGTCGAGGCCGGGGACGGGGCATGGCGAGAGCGGGAAGACGCCTATCCGGCATTGGCCGGCGCCTTGCCCGCGGGCGGCATCCTTGCGGCAACCGGGCCGTTGGCAGAACCGGACAGGCTGGCGCAGGTGATCGACGGGCGCCGCGATTTGGTATGGCTCAACAGGCCCGATCTCGGCCTGCATCCGGGGCTGTGCGAGATCGTTGGGCACAAGGGCGCCGCGCCTGACATCGTCGCCCGCATGGCTGTTCTTATGCAGGAAGTCAGCCCCACGATGCTTGTGTCCACCGGGCAAAGTACCCTTCTGTCGATCTTTGTCGCGCTTCTGGAAGCTGGCGACGCCTTGGTGGAGGAGGGCGCATCGCCCTATGACATCGACGCGGTCATGCGGGACTGGGGCTTTGCCGTTGGACCGTACGAACTGGCCGACAGGCTCGGGCTGCCCGCGCTTTTGGCGTTGCGGGCCCGGCGGCCCGAAAGCCGCGATCCGCTGAGCGCGCCGATCCTTCTGCTGGGTCAACTGGTGGCGGATGGCTGGACGGGGCGGGCTGCTGGGCGCGGCTTTTACCGCTATCACGGGCCGGACGAAACGGCCCAGCCAGATCAGGCCGTGCTGGATCTGGCGGCGTCCTCCCGTGACCTGATCGGAAAAATCCCGCAGCCGGTGTCAGCACAGACGATCCGGGCAGAGCTGCTGGCGGCGATGGTGCAGGCCGGGGCAGCGCTCTGGCGGCGCAAGGCGGTGCAGACGGTGGGCGAGATCGATCTTGCCGTGATCCACGGGTTGGGCCTGGCGAAATGGCGGGGCGGGCCGATGCAGGCCGCCGACGAAGCGGGGTTGTTGTCGATCCGCCGGAAGCTTTTGCAAATGGCCGCCCGGCGGCCAGAGGCCGAGATATGGACGCCCGACCCGCTGATTGCGGAGTTGATCAAGAACGGGCGCGGTTTTGAGGAACTGACGCGGGACGACCCGGCGCCCTTCGCGCCGTCAGCTCAGGGTGATGCCGATCACGACCATCATCAGGCCGAGTGCTGA
- a CDS encoding DUF2312 domain-containing protein, protein MDDDTPAPDSYRVTADELRQFIERFERLEAEKKDIADQQKEVMAEAKARGYDTKVMRKVIALRKRDRDDIAEEEAILEMYKEALGM, encoded by the coding sequence ATGGACGACGACACGCCCGCCCCCGACAGCTATCGCGTAACCGCGGACGAATTGCGCCAGTTCATCGAACGTTTCGAACGGCTGGAGGCCGAGAAGAAAGACATCGCCGACCAGCAGAAAGAGGTCATGGCCGAGGCCAAGGCCCGCGGCTACGACACCAAGGTGATGCGCAAGGTCATCGCCCTGCGCAAACGCGACCGGGACGATATCGCCGAAGAAGAGGCGATCCTTGAGATGTACAAGGAAGCCTTGGGCATGTGA
- a CDS encoding iron ABC transporter permease — MADQISQEQRPRLALRRPRLDPWSVGAVIIAALVLLPILSVIWIAFTPEENVWPHLVATTLPRYLANTGGLMAGVALLSAAVGGGAAWLVSMYRFPFSRWLDWLLLLPLAIPAYVGAYALVDFLEYAGPVQTGLRALFGWDNAQDYWFPEIRSRGAAILVLSAALYPYVYLLARTAFREQSGGAYEVARALGAGPLALFWRVGLPLARPAVAAGSAIVMMETVNDFGVVEYFAVQTLTTGIFSVWLEGGNAGGAAQIATVILVMILMLVALEKVSRRNLRFHNPGRSHRPVVPATLTGIGGWVAMLACLLPVLIGCGLPVGVILGHAVDNSEAWTDEGLMRALGNTLTVGGLAAIATVAGGLFLVYAVRLTGRTLPKLLLPVTTIGYAAPGAVLGVGLLLPMAAADNALADGVEHAFGIDIGLLMTGSAFAIVYAFSVRFFAISLGAADAAMGRITPSLPMAARSLGRTARGTLTSVYMPLIRPSVGTALLLVFVDCVKELPATLLLRPFNFNTLATRVYEQASLENLGDAAPAALLVSAVGLVAVGFLARANR, encoded by the coding sequence ATGGCCGATCAAATCAGTCAGGAACAGCGTCCCCGTCTCGCGCTCCGCCGGCCGAGGCTCGACCCTTGGTCTGTCGGGGCCGTCATCATCGCGGCGCTGGTGCTGTTGCCGATCCTTTCGGTGATCTGGATCGCCTTCACGCCCGAGGAAAACGTCTGGCCGCATCTCGTGGCGACAACGCTGCCGCGCTATCTGGCCAATACCGGCGGGCTGATGGCGGGGGTCGCGCTGCTGTCTGCGGCGGTCGGGGGCGGGGCGGCGTGGCTTGTGTCCATGTACCGGTTTCCGTTCAGCCGCTGGCTGGACTGGTTGTTGCTGCTGCCGCTTGCGATCCCGGCCTATGTCGGGGCCTATGCGCTGGTCGACTTCCTGGAATATGCCGGCCCGGTGCAGACGGGCCTGCGTGCGCTTTTCGGCTGGGACAATGCGCAGGACTACTGGTTCCCTGAAATCCGCTCTCGCGGCGCGGCGATCCTGGTGCTGTCGGCAGCCCTTTACCCCTATGTCTATCTGCTGGCGCGCACGGCGTTTCGCGAACAGTCCGGCGGCGCGTATGAGGTCGCCCGGGCCCTTGGCGCCGGTCCGCTGGCGCTGTTCTGGCGCGTTGGCCTGCCGCTGGCCCGCCCCGCCGTCGCGGCCGGTTCGGCCATCGTGATGATGGAAACGGTGAACGATTTCGGCGTGGTTGAATATTTCGCGGTCCAGACCCTGACAACGGGCATCTTCTCGGTCTGGCTGGAGGGCGGAAACGCGGGCGGCGCGGCGCAGATCGCAACCGTGATCCTTGTGATGATCCTGATGCTGGTGGCGCTTGAAAAGGTCAGCCGCCGGAACCTGAGATTCCACAATCCCGGCCGCAGCCACAGGCCCGTCGTCCCCGCTACCCTGACCGGTATCGGCGGTTGGGTCGCGATGCTGGCCTGCCTGCTGCCCGTTCTGATTGGCTGCGGCCTGCCCGTGGGCGTGATCCTTGGCCATGCGGTGGACAATAGCGAGGCATGGACCGATGAGGGGCTGATGCGCGCCCTTGGCAACACGCTGACCGTTGGCGGCCTGGCCGCGATTGCGACGGTGGCGGGTGGGCTGTTCCTTGTCTACGCGGTTCGGCTGACGGGCCGGACCCTGCCGAAACTGCTGCTGCCGGTCACGACGATAGGGTATGCCGCGCCGGGCGCCGTGCTCGGGGTTGGTCTGCTGTTGCCGATGGCGGCGGCCGACAATGCGCTGGCCGACGGGGTGGAGCATGCCTTCGGCATTGATATCGGGCTTTTGATGACCGGGTCGGCTTTCGCGATCGTCTATGCGTTCTCGGTGCGGTTCTTCGCCATCTCTCTGGGGGCGGCCGATGCCGCGATGGGCCGGATCACCCCCAGCCTGCCGATGGCGGCACGGTCCTTGGGCCGGACTGCGCGCGGGACGCTGACATCGGTCTACATGCCGCTGATCCGCCCCTCTGTCGGGACGGCGCTTTTGCTGGTCTTCGTGGACTGCGTGAAGGAACTGCCCGCCACGCTGCTGTTGCGGCCGTTCAACTTCAACACGCTCGCAACGCGGGTCTATGAGCAGGCGAGCCTTGAAAACCTGGGCGATGCCGCCCCCGCCGCCCTGCTGGTCAGCGCCGTGGGGCTTGTCGCCGTCGGCTTCCTTGCCCGCGCCAATCGCTGA
- the dctP gene encoding TRAP transporter substrate-binding protein DctP — protein MKHTVLGAVSAAALTLAAFTADAAETTLRITLQLPLKSHLGQNLALFKEEVEAASNGDIAVEIYDSAQLYKDKEVPQAVGSGAIEMGVASLTRYVGYIPAVDVFYQPFLFDTEEKVRKAVAPDSPIRGPIDAAIADTGSTVLWWQAYGGAVMLSNGGPIKSPDDMKGKKVRVFSKTLGDFVEATGGAPTIISGSEQYLAYQRGTVDIGMTGVSGVQARSLWEVMDTITVTNHADIEFIVVVNTDFWNSLPEAHREIIAAAAKFAEDTVRDEMSNIEARAYAASEENGMTIYTPTPEEIAAWKEASQPVYDTFLERTGDTGQAMLDAARAF, from the coding sequence ATGAAACATACCGTCCTTGGCGCGGTCTCTGCCGCGGCGCTGACCCTGGCCGCATTCACCGCCGACGCCGCCGAAACCACCCTGCGCATCACGTTGCAGCTTCCGCTGAAAAGCCATCTGGGCCAGAACCTCGCCCTCTTCAAGGAAGAGGTGGAAGCCGCGTCCAACGGTGATATCGCGGTGGAAATCTACGACTCCGCCCAACTCTACAAGGACAAGGAAGTGCCGCAGGCGGTTGGTTCGGGCGCCATCGAGATGGGCGTTGCCTCGCTGACCCGGTATGTGGGCTACATCCCCGCTGTCGACGTGTTCTACCAACCCTTCCTGTTCGATACCGAGGAGAAGGTGCGCAAGGCCGTGGCACCCGACAGCCCGATCCGCGGGCCGATCGATGCGGCGATTGCCGACACCGGATCGACCGTGCTGTGGTGGCAGGCCTATGGCGGTGCGGTGATGCTGTCCAATGGCGGGCCGATCAAGTCGCCCGACGACATGAAGGGCAAGAAGGTCCGGGTGTTCTCCAAGACGCTCGGCGATTTCGTGGAGGCAACGGGCGGCGCGCCGACCATCATCTCCGGCTCTGAACAATACCTCGCCTATCAGCGTGGGACGGTTGATATCGGCATGACCGGGGTCTCCGGTGTGCAGGCGCGCTCCCTGTGGGAGGTGATGGACACCATCACCGTGACCAATCACGCGGATATCGAGTTCATCGTGGTCGTGAACACCGATTTCTGGAACAGCCTGCCAGAGGCGCATCGCGAGATCATCGCCGCTGCCGCCAAGTTCGCCGAGGACACCGTTCGCGACGAGATGTCGAATATCGAGGCCCGGGCCTATGCCGCGTCCGAAGAGAACGGCATGACGATCTACACCCCCACGCCCGAGGAAATCGCCGCGTGGAAAGAGGCATCGCAGCCGGTCTACGACACATTCCTTGAACGCACCGGCGACACCGGTCAGGCGATGCTTGACGCCGCCCGCGCCTTCTGA
- a CDS encoding TRAP transporter small permease, producing the protein MRVLDAVELLAARVSALLLVAAGVMLSYEVVARYFFTAPTIWAAELSQLCLIWACPLAAPWVLSARRHIRVTAVTHLLPMGLRRGLEVLALLVIAVFSAVVVWYGFDIFHDSFSRGRMTGTMLELPAALPEGAIPAGFALILLSALKGAWRALTGPLPEDGEQME; encoded by the coding sequence ATGCGTGTTCTGGATGCCGTGGAACTCCTCGCCGCAAGGGTTTCCGCATTGTTGCTTGTCGCGGCGGGTGTGATGCTGAGTTACGAGGTCGTGGCGCGGTATTTCTTCACGGCGCCCACGATCTGGGCCGCGGAACTCAGCCAGCTTTGCCTGATCTGGGCCTGTCCGCTGGCCGCGCCCTGGGTGTTGTCGGCGCGGCGGCATATTCGCGTGACGGCGGTGACGCATCTGTTGCCAATGGGCCTGCGCCGGGGGCTGGAGGTTCTGGCCCTGCTGGTCATCGCGGTGTTCAGCGCGGTGGTGGTCTGGTACGGGTTCGACATCTTCCATGACAGCTTTTCCCGCGGCCGGATGACCGGCACGATGCTGGAACTGCCCGCCGCGCTGCCCGAGGGCGCCATTCCGGCCGGCTTTGCGCTGATCCTGCTGTCGGCGCTGAAAGGGGCGTGGCGGGCGCTTACCGGCCCCTTGCCCGAGGATGGGGAGCAAATGGAATGA
- a CDS encoding TRAP transporter large permease encodes MTIAIILVLLFGLLLAGIPVAFALGALGLGMLWLGGFSPLMAPQAILSTLDGFILLAVPLFLLMSNILLKGGVGRDLFAAVQAWVGHWPGGMAIATILSCGIFAAISGSSVATAATIGTVAAPEMISRGYEKRFVYGLLAAGGTLGILIPPSIPLIIYGFVTEESVIALFMAGIGPGLALIALFIGYSVVHAKFFGGYQPVAKASRAERFSATWRALPSIVLAVVVLAGIYSGAFTPTEAAAIGFAVALLITGVILRSLTLKALWDAIWESMVTTVAILLIIAGAKIFGKAITLYRIPQEISSIIADTVATPLGLVVLVCLVLLLMGLVFEALSMILIMTPVLLPAALGMGFDPIWFGIFMVVMVECALITPPVGLNLYVIQSVTRSSLLDVSRGTLPFLGLMLVLVALLYLWPDLALFIPFKL; translated from the coding sequence ATGACCATCGCGATCATCCTTGTTCTGCTGTTCGGGCTGCTTCTGGCCGGTATCCCCGTAGCCTTCGCGCTGGGGGCGCTGGGGCTTGGCATGCTGTGGCTGGGTGGTTTTTCACCGCTGATGGCGCCGCAGGCGATCCTGTCGACGCTGGACGGGTTCATCCTGCTGGCGGTGCCGCTGTTTCTGTTGATGTCGAACATCCTGCTGAAGGGCGGGGTGGGGCGCGATCTTTTTGCGGCCGTGCAGGCCTGGGTCGGGCATTGGCCCGGCGGCATGGCGATTGCCACGATCCTGTCCTGCGGGATCTTCGCCGCGATCTCGGGGTCGTCGGTCGCCACGGCGGCCACCATCGGCACCGTCGCCGCGCCCGAGATGATCTCTCGAGGGTATGAGAAACGCTTCGTCTATGGCCTGCTGGCGGCTGGGGGAACGCTCGGTATCCTGATCCCGCCGTCGATCCCGCTGATCATCTATGGCTTCGTGACCGAGGAATCCGTGATTGCGCTGTTCATGGCCGGGATCGGGCCGGGGCTGGCGCTGATCGCGCTATTTATCGGCTATTCGGTGGTGCACGCGAAATTCTTTGGGGGGTATCAGCCGGTCGCAAAGGCCAGCCGGGCGGAGCGTTTTTCGGCGACCTGGCGCGCCCTGCCGTCAATCGTTCTGGCGGTCGTGGTTCTGGCCGGCATCTATTCCGGGGCCTTCACGCCGACCGAGGCCGCGGCCATCGGCTTTGCCGTGGCGCTGCTGATCACCGGGGTGATCCTGCGCAGCCTGACGCTGAAGGCGCTCTGGGACGCGATCTGGGAGTCGATGGTGACGACCGTCGCCATCCTGTTGATCATCGCGGGCGCCAAGATCTTCGGCAAGGCGATCACGCTCTATCGTATCCCGCAGGAAATTTCCTCGATCATTGCCGATACGGTCGCCACGCCCCTCGGTCTGGTGGTGCTGGTCTGTCTTGTGCTGCTGCTCATGGGCCTGGTGTTCGAGGCGCTGTCGATGATCCTGATCATGACACCGGTGCTGCTGCCCGCGGCGCTTGGCATGGGGTTTGACCCGATCTGGTTCGGCATCTTCATGGTGGTCATGGTGGAATGCGCCCTGATCACGCCGCCGGTGGGGCTGAACCTCTACGTCATCCAGTCGGTCACACGGTCCAGCCTGCTGGATGTGTCCCGCGGGACGCTGCCATTTCTGGGGCTGATGCTGGTCCTGGTGGCGCTTCTGTACCTCTGGCCCGACCTCGCCCTCTTCATTCCGTTCAAGTTGTGA